The genome window CCGTGTGATGATCGGATGATAGACAGACTGGCGCGCATTTTTCTGGACGTGACCGAGCGGTTGCAGACCTCCGTGCGGGGGTTTGTCGTTTCCGGCGTGCGGCTGGGCGAGATTTTTATTGCGCTGGTCTTTCTGGCGGTCGTTTCCTATTTTTCGGTTAACTGGGCGCTGAAAGCCGTTATCCACAGCAATGAAATAGTCGCGTTGCCCGACATAACGAAAAAACCCGTCACGGCGGCGCTTGACATCATTTCCCCCAAGGGCCTGGCCCTGCAGAAACAGGGCGAGGAATTTGATGCGGAGGTTCCTGTCGGCAGCATCATCCGGCAGCTGCCCGTGCCCGGCACGGAAGTGCGCAAGGGCAAGATAATCCGTGTATGGCTGAGCCAGGGCGGCGAGGCGGTTTTCGCGCCGAACCTGGTGGGCCTGCCGCTTCGCAACGGCGAACTGCTGCTGCGCCAGAACCAGCTGATGCTGGGCGAGGTGAGCGAATCTTATTCACTGCGGTTCGCCAAAGGCCTTGTCACCAGTCAGGACCCGAAAGCCGACGCGAGCCTTGCGAAAAACGCGCTGGTCAACGTGGTGGTGTCGGCGGGCGCGCCGCCTCCGGAAGTGAAACTGATGCCTGATTTCCGGCAGAAAACCCTTCCGCAAGCCAAAAACTGGGCTGCGGAAAACGAGATTGAACTGAAAGTCGCCGAGGACGCGGGTTCGATTTTTCCGGACAACACGGTTATCGCGCAGGATCCCGCGCCGGACGCGCTGATCCCGTCCGGGCAGCCGGTTTCGGTCACGATCAGCCATAAGGCGGGCGGAGCGAAGGCGCAGAGCAGGGAAAGCCTGCACCATATCCAGTACCGCGTGGCGGACGGCGGCGGCCAGCAGAAAAAAGTGAAGATCAGCCTTATTGATTCTGGCGGCGAAAAAGAGGTTTTCAACGGGCTGCGTATGCCCGGAGCGGATATAGACTTGACAGCGCCCCGCCACGGGCCCGCCATGGTTCGCATATTCGTCAACGGCACGCTGGTGGACGAGCGGGAGATGCCCTGATGATGGAAG of Elusimicrobiaceae bacterium contains these proteins:
- a CDS encoding PASTA domain-containing protein translates to MIDRLARIFLDVTERLQTSVRGFVVSGVRLGEIFIALVFLAVVSYFSVNWALKAVIHSNEIVALPDITKKPVTAALDIISPKGLALQKQGEEFDAEVPVGSIIRQLPVPGTEVRKGKIIRVWLSQGGEAVFAPNLVGLPLRNGELLLRQNQLMLGEVSESYSLRFAKGLVTSQDPKADASLAKNALVNVVVSAGAPPPEVKLMPDFRQKTLPQAKNWAAENEIELKVAEDAGSIFPDNTVIAQDPAPDALIPSGQPVSVTISHKAGGAKAQSRESLHHIQYRVADGGGQQKKVKISLIDSGGEKEVFNGLRMPGADIDLTAPRHGPAMVRIFVNGTLVDEREMP